Proteins found in one Bactrocera oleae isolate idBacOlea1 chromosome X, idBacOlea1, whole genome shotgun sequence genomic segment:
- the LOC138858218 gene encoding Na(+)/H(+) exchange regulatory cofactor NHE-RF1, translating into MHRNEYNENRDANYPELFSTKVCHIVKRSDFEGYGFNLHSERLKPGQYVGKVDMNSPAEVSGLREGYRIIEVNGVDISQESHKHVVQRIKAISHEVRLLIVDVHSNKELTAEKSSPLPKSFNEKIISKEMEVARQKTPGISSNASNVDLIMRKPVANYDTNTTQKHNNDNNEKHNHTTVYKFNEMHLGKHDETLSQLGIKVSRTASSGGLELPMTAAEMRAKLLSKKKYDPKNEIVDLKKKFEIIQKL; encoded by the coding sequence ATGCATCGCAATGAATATAACGAAAATCGTGATGCGAATTACCCAGAACTATTTTCCACTAAGGTTTGTCATATTGTGAAACGTTCGGATTTTGAAGGATATGGATTTAATTTGCATTCAGAGAGATTAAAGCCCGGACAATATGTGGGGAAAGTTGATATGAATTCTCCGGCAGAAGTATCGGGATTAAGAGAAGGTTATCGTATCATTGAAGTTAATGGTGTAGATATAAGTCAAGAGTCTCACAAGCATGTAGTGCAGCGAATTAAGGCCATTTCACATGAAGTGAGATTATTAATAGTTGATGTCCACTCTAATAAAGAACTTACAGCTGAAAAGTCATCACCATTGCCAAAGTCtttcaatgaaaaaataatttcaaaagaaatGGAAGTTGCAAGACAGAAAACCCCTGGAATTAGTTCTAATGCAAGCAATGTGGATTTGATTATGAGGAAGCCTgttgccaattatgatacaaacaCAACACAGAAACACAATAACGACAATAACGAAAAACATAACCATACCACCGTATACAAATTCAATGAAATGCATTTGGGGAAGCATGATGAAACACTTTCACAATTAGGTATAAAGGTTTCTCGTACAGCATCAAGTGGTGGACTAGAACTTCCAATGACCGCAGCAGAAATGAGGGCTAAacttttatctaaaaaaaaatatgatccAAAAAATGAAATTGTTGATTTGAAGAAAAAGTTTGAGATAATACAGAAGCtataa